The sequence below is a genomic window from Thermoproteales archaeon.
AATTATCAGTAAGGCGGAAGCTGATACAATTAGCACTAAGCAGCTCATTGATTTGATATTCTTGCCCGGATTTTCGACAGCAGATAAAGTAACCGAGACATCCGGGAGGGGAATAGGCATGGACATAGTTAAAACTAGAATAGAGTCTCTAGGAGGAACAGTTACATTAGAATCAAATCTTGGGAAGGGGACAAAAGTTACTCTCACTTTGTACGACGCGCCACTAAAATTAACCGTTGTCAAAGCAATGTTGATAAAACTCTCAGAACAAACATATGCAATCCCGTTAAATTTGATTGAAGAAGCACTGGACATTAAAAGAGAAGATATAAAGAGGCTAGGAAGTGACGAAGCAGTAAACGTTCGAGGTCAAATAATTCCTCTATTTCAACTCCGAAAGTTGCTTGGTTTTCCAGAAATGAAATCTGATAAACATACGGTATTAATTGTCAGAGGAAAATCATGCAAGTTTGGAATAATAGTAGACTCTATAATAGATATGCGGGAGATAGTTGTTAGAAAACTGGAGGGCATCATAAAAAGAGTAAAAGGAATAAAGGGAGCAACGATCCTCGAAAATGGACAAGTAATCCTTATTTTAGATCCAGCAAGTCTACTTGACGAGAGAAGGCGTAAAAAGATAGAGAATTTACAACCAAATGCCCGCATTTGCATGATGCAGATCTCATAATCTTATTTTATCTACTCTCTTGGGCGCTTAGGTAAAGACGAAAAATTTAGGTGGTGGCGCCCTGGCCGGGATTTGAACCCGGGTCGGGCGGGCGACAGCCGCCTATACTAGACCGGGCTATACTACCAGGGCCTTACACCAAAATTAATGGTTAAAGTTTTTATACTTAAGCGTTACGTTGCATTTTCGATGATTTAGTTTTAGAAATTATCGATAAAAATAAATTTAGTAAAAGTTGATTATTCTATGAGCACACTTACATTTTAAGGAGGAGAATAAGAATGGCGGGTATTGTAGTTAAGTGGCTTGGTCATGCTAGTTTCCAAATTACAACCACTGATGGAAAGAATATTTATATAGACCCGTATGAGGGGGAGTACGCTGATAAAGCAGACATAATTTTGGTAACACATTCACATTTCGACCACTGCGATACATCAAAAATCGGAAGAATACGTAAGGATACTACAGTAATTATTGCACCTGAAGATTGCGCATCAAAAATAGGCGGTAATGTAAAGGTTCTAAAACCAGGAGATAAAGTAACCATTGATAATATAACGGTTGAAGCCGTCCACTCATACAATGTCAGACGGTTTAGGTCTCCTGGAAATCCATTCCATCCAAAAGGCTTCGGCCTAGGATACCTCATAACTATAGGCGATAAAACAATCTATCATGCAGGAGATACAGATTTTATTCCCGAAATGAAGGAGCTTAAGGATAGGAGAATCTCTCTGGCTTTACTCCCAAGCGGTGGAACCTACACTATGGATAATCCGGAGGCAGCTGAGGCAGCTATAGCTATAAACCCGGAGGCAGTCATACCAATGCATAGATGGGACACGAATCCAGAGGAATTTAGGAGAAAAGTTGAAGCCTCATCAAGAATTAAAGTTGTTTTACTCAATCCTGGAGAAACGTACGAGCTCTAAAGCTAGAGAGAAAACCACTAGATTAATTAGGTTTATCTTCTATTCTCCATGGCTAGTAGAGAGTATCAAGTCGGAGATGTCGAGTGGTTGGCGGAAATAAAATTTTACAGTGAGAAGACTGGAAAGTTCTATAGGCTTGTTAAAACGAGTACTTGGCCATATCTGGAAATATCGGGTATACGTATGCATAGAGCTGACACTGTAGATCCGAAAACCGATGCTAACCTAAAGATTAGAGCTCTAGGCAGAATATATGGTGTAGTTTTAGACTGCTGCACTGGTTTAGGTTACACAGCAATTTTAGCGGCTAAAGCGAAAAGCGTTAAGCAAGTCATAACAATCGAGAAAGATGAAAACGTTATTTTAATTGCCAAGCAAAATCCTTACTCAAGACAGCTCTTCGAAAACAAAAAGATTAAGCTCATAATAGGAGACGCA
It includes:
- a CDS encoding chemotaxis protein CheA; protein product: KKIGCFNNLRRGVLVKKKQLLKNSSHYRLDFLDTTLESIDRVTSELQDLVMRIRMVPLEQVFNRFPRLVRDIAKKSGKKVNFIMKGGEVKVNRTVLVEIGEPILHLLRNAIDHGIELPEMRRKNGKPEEGVVKLIAERKGNKVIITVEDDGAGIDPEKIKRKALEKGIISKAEADTISTKQLIDLIFLPGFSTADKVTETSGRGIGMDIVKTRIESLGGTVTLESNLGKGTKVTLTLYDAPLKLTVVKAMLIKLSEQTYAIPLNLIEEALDIKREDIKRLGSDEAVNVRGQIIPLFQLRKLLGFPEMKSDKHTVLIVRGKSCKFGIIVDSIIDMREIVVRKLEGIIKRVKGIKGATILENGQVILILDPASLLDERRRKKIENLQPNARICMMQIS
- a CDS encoding MBL fold metallo-hydrolase, translating into MAGIVVKWLGHASFQITTTDGKNIYIDPYEGEYADKADIILVTHSHFDHCDTSKIGRIRKDTTVIIAPEDCASKIGGNVKVLKPGDKVTIDNITVEAVHSYNVRRFRSPGNPFHPKGFGLGYLITIGDKTIYHAGDTDFIPEMKELKDRRISLALLPSGGTYTMDNPEAAEAAIAINPEAVIPMHRWDTNPEEFRRKVEASSRIKVVLLNPGETYEL
- a CDS encoding methyltransferase domain-containing protein, whose protein sequence is MASREYQVGDVEWLAEIKFYSEKTGKFYRLVKTSTWPYLEISGIRMHRADTVDPKTDANLKIRALGRIYGVVLDCCTGLGYTAILAAKAKSVKQVITIEKDENVILIAKQNPYSRQLFENKKIKLIIGDAFQEIQKFSDKKFNFIIHDPPRISIAPELYSLEFYRQLFRVLKDNGRILHYVGRPGLRQGKRYLKGIMRRLRLAGFSRIRKIDYALSLIVEK